Genomic segment of Bartonella bacilliformis KC583:
CAACACTTTTACCTCACCACGGTAATCACTATCAATCGTGCCTGGGGTGTTGAGGCAGGTGATGCCATTCTTTAAAGCTAAGCCAGAGCGTGGGCGTATTTGTGCTTCAAAACCAGGGGAGAGATGAAAAATAAGACCTGTGGGGATAAGAGCCCGCTGCCCAGGGGAGAGTGTGATGCTCTCATTTTCAGGAAGCGCGGCCCGTAGATCAAGACCTGCTGAGCCTTCTGTGGCATAATGGGGAAGTCCTAGACCTTGTCCATGTTCAAGGCATTGAACCCATAAAGGTAATTTTTGCGATGGAGAGGAAGAATTGTGTGCGTCTTGCAAAGACATGTGGGGATGATGATCAGACATGGCAAAAGATTTCCAAAACAGTAAAAAACAGACGAAATGTTAACACCAGCATGTTTTTAAAAAACAAGCCGATAAAGGGCGCACTCTATGGGATGAGCTGTGCTCCACTAAAGGTGCACCCCACGCGATGAGCTATACTTCGCAGTATATACGTTACCAAAAAAATGTCTGTAATAAAAACCAAAATTCCACCAAGAAGATGGTGGTGTAACACTTGGCCCAAAAGAGGGAAGAGCAAGCAAGTATGGCTTAAGAGGGAGAAAGGCAAGGAGCAGCCTAAATGGCAAGAAGATGTTGGCGTAGAAAGGGAGGAGAAGATGTTGGGTGTGAGGCCATGAAAGGGTAGGGACGCAGCTGATGTGAGGCACGTCTTACGAGGGGAAAAGGCATGTCCTAAAGGGCGCAAAGATGGTGGCAGTGAGGGGGCAGGGAAGAGTGAGAGGCAACATTATGTGAGACTTCTTGAGAAAGTGAGAAGACGTTGGTAGGGGCATGCCTAAATGGCAAGAAGATATTAGAGTGAAGCTTTCTTAAAAGGATGAAGAAGGAACGGTTTAAGAAGGCAGCTGGTGCAGAGCACGGATTAAGAGAGAGGAAGAAGAACAGGGCTCAGCCTAAGAGAAGAAGAAGACCTTTGCATACGGCATGGCCTATTTGCATGAGTCATGGCCTGAGAGGATGGAGGAAAGATGTGGCTTCAGAAGGTAAAAAATGTTGGTATGAAGTTTGACTGAAGAAGAGGAAATGTAAGACACGTCTTAAAGAGCAAAAAGATGTTGTGTGTGAGGGGACAGAGAAGAGTGAGAGGCAATATGAAGTGGGCTATCTTAAGAGGGCGAGAAGACGTTGGTGGGAGCATGCCTAAGGGGAAAAAAATGGTGGCATGAAGCCTGAAAGGGCAGGAACATGGCTGGTATGACGCATAACTTCAGAAGGAGAAAGGTATGTCCTAAAGGACAAAAAGATGGTGGCGGTGAGGTGAGCGGAGAAGAGTGAGAGGTAACACCATGTGAGGCACGGCCTCAAGAGGAGAAGAGCAAGGCATGGCTTAAGCGGAGAACCTTGCTTCCTCTTCCAGATTTATGCACTGCCAATCAAAATACCGGTCGCAAAGACCAAAATACCACCAACAATCACCTGTAGGGAAGCACGCCAAAAAGGTGTTGCCATAAATTTATTTTGAATCCAAACAATGGCCCATAATTCAAAAAACACAATAATAAGCGCAAGAATTGTTGCCGCGTAAAAAGAGGAAAGCAAATAAGGCAATGTATGGCCCAGCCCACCCAGCGTTGTCATGATGCCGTTGGCGATGCCTCTTTTCAGTGGTGAGCCGCGCCCGGATAATTTGCCATCATCGTGGGCGGCTTCTGTAAACCCCATGGAAAGACCCGCCCCAATGGAAGCAGAAAGGCCTATTAAAAAGGTTTTATGAGTGTCACCCGTGGCAAAAGCTGCAGCAAAAATTGGCGCCAGAGTAGAAACAGATCCATCCATTAAACCCGCAAGGCCAGGTTGGATCCATGTTAACAATCGTTGCCGATATTTGGGTGACGAATGGATAGGGTCTGTTGGCTTTGCTCCTTCTGCATAGGCTGCTTGTATAGCTGGTACCGATGCAGGAGAGGCTTCAGGAAGCCATGACTCTAAAATTTTTACATAATTTTTACAAGAAAAACACTGACAGCGTTGATGATGCTGCGAGGAATGATCCTTCGTATTGGCAGGGAAGGTTGCTTTTAAAGGGCAAGACAGCTGCAGTGGTGCTTGGCTATTGCTGTAGCAATAAAGGGTTGCACAAGGTCCTGTCACTGTTAAAGCATGAGAGTCTGTGTAAGAGGTAGAGAATTTGCGTTTCAACAGTGAAAAAAGGGCTTCAAACATAACAGACCTTTGTAATTTAGAATTATTCTAAAACATAAAGCATCAAAAATAAAAGTCAATCCGAAATCAGAATTTTCTGTGTGATAAGGTAAGAAACTCTGTGTTTTGTTGCTGTGCAAGAGAGGGGACAAGAGTTGTGATGGGGGGAGTGTAAGGGAGAAAATGGCCGTAATGAGGGCTATAATATAAGGGAGATAGAGCTGTCATGGAGAGGGATTATGAGTGAAAGGTGTAAAGTGATGGAAGATATGATGGAGAACTGTGACAGGGGCCATGGAGGGGGCCATGATAAGGGCCATAATGGATGGCTGTAATGGGAGGTTCTCATGGAGGGTTGTGGGTATGTTGTGCATGGCTTGTGGATGCGATGTGGCATAGTTTGTGGATGTAGCGCGTATATCCTGTGGATTGCAGCACCTTTTTATGTGTGGGATGTTGCTCTTTAAGCGCAGGATTTTATGCTATTTTGCGTTTTGATAACATCCCCTTTGAGGCAACAAAAAGGCTAAGCAGCATATAAAACAGGCTTGCTACGGCGTTCCATCCTGCAAAGGATAAAAAGAGAAAATGCCCTGGAGCTTGCGAACAAGAAGGTGGTTGGATATTGTTTAAGTGATGCAATAAGTGGTTGGCATTTGTGGTGAGCCTTGTTGCCCCTACGCCACAACTGGTTGGCGCAGGCCAAAGTTGATATTCAATCCCCACATGATAGATCGCTAAGCCAAGGCTACAGGCCATGATCCCCCCAACACATAAAAACAAAAACCTTACCCAGCAAGATGTTTTGACAAACCATGCCCATAGGCTGGCGGTGCCCAAAAAAACAAGAGCACTGTAATAAGGCAAGCGCTCAATAAGGCATAAAGAACATGGGAGATACCCCCCAATATATTCAAAACCAAGAGCCAGACCCACAGTGACTAAGAGACTGAGAGTAAGGCATAACGCCCAAAAACATCGTTCTTTATTGCTTTGTGTTTGGTAAAGATGTTTATGCAAAAAAGAGGGCAGGGATAAAAAAGGAACCATGGCTTATTGTCTTTAAAAATTGAGATAATATTTCAAAACAGTAGAAAAAAGCCCATAAATCAATCCAAAAGCAATTAAACCAGTGAATAAGACCCATTTCCACTGTTTCGATATAAAGGAAAGCACTTGCGAGCCAAAACGTTGAATAAGCCACGCGAAAAAATAAAAACGAGCACCACGGGCGATCAAAGATGTGGTGGCAAAGAGCCAAAGAGGAATGTCCATTGCACCTGCAAAAAGTGTGGTCATCTTGATGGGGGGGATGTGAAACAACCCTGAAAGAAAGATGCAAACCACAAGCATTTCCTGTGTGATATGGGTTTGTAGAGCTTGAAAATAGTCATATTTGTCATAAAATTCTAAGACGGGTCTGGCGATGCTATCATAGGCATAGGCGCCAATATACCAGCCCAAAATGCCGCCCAAAATAGAACAAACTGTCGCGATAAATGCGTAATGATAGGCTTTTTTAGGGCGAAGAAGCGACATCGGAATGTATAATACATCCCCCGGGACAGGGAAAAAAGAACTTTCAATAAACACAATGAAGCCAAGCCAATAGGAAGCTGTCCGCCGTGTTCCTAAAGAAATTGTCCAATTTTTTAATCTTTTTATGTTTTGTTTTATGTTCATAAAAGTCAAATTCTCTGTTGTAGGTTAAAAATTTTGATCCAACAGATGTTCCCTCCAAAGAGTGTTTCTATAGAGAGAAACTTGTGAAAATTGAACCCTGGAGAAAACAACAGAGATCAAAACTGTGGCCCATTTTGTAAAAAATAGAATGCACCTGTTGACGAATCTACCATTCTTCATATAGTGCAAGGTCAAAGAGTACAAGTCTAACGGTGCTATACTCTTGAGCATTGCATGCGGGTGTGGTGGAACTGGTAGACGCGCCAGACTCAAAATCTGGTTCCGAGAGGAGTGTCGGTTCGAGTCCGACCACCCGCACCAGTGCCCGTAAGTGCTATCTTGTAAGCGGTATATGGAGTGAGTGGTCTGTTGAGTGGGCCTCGTGTATTCCTGTATATTAAAGGGGCTTATGCATTGAATGGCCCTGCATATCAAACAAGACCGTAATTGACGTGAGCTTATTTTTTCTCAACTTATTCCCCGGTTTAAGCTTTCTAGTTAGTTTTTCTTTGTTAATGCGAGTCTGATGAAATTTTGCTGCGCAGGCTCTTCCTGCTTATGCGTTAACTTGCAACGCATAAATCATCTATGGGAGGATTTCATACTTGGAAAATTGGTATGGGGGATTTAATGCCTGTTCTCAACTTATTCCCCGGTTTAAGCTTTCTAGTTAGTTTTTCTTTGTTAATGCGAGCCTGATGAAACTTTGCTGCGCAGGCTCTTCCTGCTTATGCGTTAACTTGCAACGCATAAATCATCTATAGGAGGATTTCATACTTGGAAAATTGATATGGGGGATTTAATGCCTGTTCTCAACTCATTCCCCGGTTTAAGCTTTCTAGTTAGTTTTTCTTTGTTAATGCGAGTCTGATGAAATTTTGCTGCGCAGGCTCTTCCTGCTTATGCGTTAACTTGCAACGCATAAATCATCTATGGGAGGATTTCATACTTGGAAAATTGGTATGGGGGATTTAATGCCTGTTCTCAACTTATTCCCCGGTTTAAGCTTTCTAGTTAGTTTTTCTTTGTTAATGCGAGCCTGATGAAACTTTGCTGCGCAGGCTCTTCCTGCTTATGCGTTAACTTGCAACGCATAAATCATCTATAGGAGGATTTCATACTTGGAAAATTGATATGGGGGATTTAATGCCTGTTCTCAACTCATTCCCCGGTTTAAGCTTTCTAGTTAGTTTTTCTTTGTTAATGCGAGTCTGATGAAACTTTGCTGCGCAGGCTCTTCCTGCTTATGCGTTAACTTGCAACGCATAAATCATCTATGGGAGGATTTCATACTTGGAAAATTGATATGGGGGATTTAATGCCTGATGATTTTAGTATGAGGGATTTTTACCGGGGATTAATGTGGGGATTTGAATCCTTGAAGATTGGTATGAGGGATTTGAGTCCTTGGAGATTTTGCAATTTTAACATGACGACATTTTTTGTGGATTTTCTGCAGGAAGTTCATTTAAGAAAAGCCTATGTGCGGTTTTTTTAAAGACTTTGCTTTCACATAGCCCCAATGAAGTGCCATCAAGTCCAAACAGTCGCGCGAATGATCCGCTAGGGAGTTTTGCTTGCGTTTGACAGAGTTTAATTCTTTGATCGATAGGCCATAACCGACCACTTGCTCAACCAGGGCATAGCCGAGAATTCCATATTTTTTGTGGATTTTCTGCAGGACGTTCATTTAAGAAAAGCCTATGTGCAGTTTTTTTTAAGACTTTGCTTTCACATAGCCCCAATGAAGTGCCATCAAGTCCAAACAGTCGCGCAAATGATCCGCTAGGGAGTTTTGTTTGCGTTTGACAGGATTTAATTCTTTGATCGATAGGCCATAACCGACCACTTGCTCAACCAGGGCATAACCGAGAATTCCAAGTTGAATTTTGATCTCTCGTAGCTGTTTGGCTGCTTCTATCTGGGACTCGATCTTACCTTGATAAGGGGGATTGCCGTCAACCTTTTGCCGGGTAAAATCAAAGCCCATATGCGCTTGTCCTTGTATTTGGTACCAATATTTATAGAAATGTTCTGCTGCTTTATATTGCGCTCGGCTGATATGCCCTTTGGCATATAACAGGGCAATGGGGCGGCTATACGCATCGGCTATGGCTATGATGGTGCGGGGGTTTCTGGAACTCTCTTTATACGCTGGTTGGAAATATGGGTTGCTCGTTTCAATGGCGATAGCCTGTGTTTTCAAAGACCCGAGATTTTGAGAGGATTTGCCTGGATTTTGAGAGGATTTGCCTGTTTTTTTCAAAGATTGTGCGACATTTTGCTTTGAATGCGTGACATCTTGCTTTTTTTGTTGCGGTGTTTTTACAGAATGAGCGTGTTTCTTCATGGGATTCTCCTGAAAAAAGATCATTAATTTTTGTGTGTTTGGAAAGCGGGTGTGGCCTGTGCACCTAATGCACAGGGTTAGGGGTGAGGCCGCGAGGAGAGGCATCTGCAAGATAGCGGCGCAACCATGGCGTTTCTTCTGGTGAACAGCGATAACGGTAGCTTTGTGGATCAAACCACAGGCCGACTTTGCCTTCAAAATCACCGGAGCGTTGTTTGGCGATATTCATCACCACGCCGGGGCGTTTGGTTAATTCTGCTTTTTCATGTAGCTGTTGTGTGGCAAAAATTTTGTCTTCTAAAGGGCGGTTGCGCCAAATGGTGATAATGTTAAACGCATTGGCGCCAATTTCTGAAGCGCCTTTGATATCTTCTGTGCCGGGGATATCTTTGTCGACACCGCTTTTGCGCGCATGGGCAACAAGGTGAACGTGCACAGCGTTTAAAACAGCCCAGTCTACTATTTTATAGACCGCTTGTTCCTGCCCGGTATAGTCATCAGCGGCGATGCCAAGTCGCATCAAACTGTCGATAATAAATTGGTCGCAGCCATATTTGGCACGGCAATAGTCAAACACATCAAGAAGAGTTTCAACATTTGATTTGCCTACATGTTCGTACAAAATGAGACCGTGATCAAGAAAATGCAAAATCTGTTCAATTTTTTCTTTTGTCGGGTGGCTGGTTCCCCCTGTTTGTTTGATAAGACGACGCAAAGATTGCTCTCCTTTCATTTCTAAAGAGGCTAAGCAAAGGCGGCTTTCTTGTGCGATCCAATGGGGGATACAGTCTGACAACAGCTGGCTTTTGCCGGCCCCACTGGCGCCACTCCACAAGGTTAATTCTGCTGGCCGAAATGATAATTTTCCCTCTAACTTCGGGTAAGGCACGCTATAGCCCACATGCTGTTCTGGGTTTGGCCAAAAGAGTTCCAGCACTTTTTCCTTATAATCAGAGGCACGGTGCAACCCTTCCGGCGCGAAGCTTTTTGCTTTTGCAAAGGCTTGCGCTATGGTGGCGGCATCTAGGCCTGCGGTTAAACAATCATTTGCATCCTTATAGGGCAGACACACTCGGTAACAACGGTGGCGTCCAAGCCGGTTAGCAATGGCCAGAGCGGCTTCTTCTCCCGGTGGGTCCATATCGGTTGCGAGATAAATTTTTTCAAAAATCTCTAAATGATCAAATTCTTGCTCAATCCAGGCATGTTTGCCCCCTTTACCTCCTCCAAAGGGAAGAGATAAAGCCGGATATCCATAAGCTGCCAAAGAGAGGGCATCAATTTCCCCTTCAGTGATGACAAGATCACGCGCCTGCTTTGCATTCTGCGTTGGTGGAAAGGCACGGTCACTCAAAAGGGCCTGCGAGGCTGGTGAGGAGGCCTGCGTTGGTAGGAGTGGTGAGGAGGTTTGCGTTGCAGGTTTTTTTATGGAGGTCTGCGGGGAGGTTTGCACAGATAAGGAAGAAAGGTCATTCAAAGGAGCCTGCGTTAGTGGAAAGACACGGTCACTCAAAGGGGCTTGCGAGGCCGGCGAAGAGGTCTGCGAGGCCGGTGAGGA
This window contains:
- the dut gene encoding dUTP diphosphatase — protein: MSDHHPHMSLQDAHNSSSPSQKLPLWVQCLEHGQGLGLPHYATEGSAGLDLRAALPENESITLSPGQRALIPTGLIFHLSPGFEAQIRPRSGLALKNGITCLNTPGTIDSDYRGEVKVLLINLGQEDFIIERGMRIAQTVIAPVTQVEVRLLDPNSDLTSSQTDLSNQPNTGRGTGGFGSTGQK
- a CDS encoding VIT1/CCC1 transporter family protein, whose product is MFEALFSLLKRKFSTSYTDSHALTVTGPCATLYCYSNSQAPLQLSCPLKATFPANTKDHSSQHHQRCQCFSCKNYVKILESWLPEASPASVPAIQAAYAEGAKPTDPIHSSPKYRQRLLTWIQPGLAGLMDGSVSTLAPIFAAAFATGDTHKTFLIGLSASIGAGLSMGFTEAAHDDGKLSGRGSPLKRGIANGIMTTLGGLGHTLPYLLSSFYAATILALIIVFFELWAIVWIQNKFMATPFWRASLQVIVGGILVFATGILIGSA
- a CDS encoding disulfide bond formation protein B produces the protein MVPFLSLPSFLHKHLYQTQSNKERCFWALCLTLSLLVTVGLALGFEYIGGYLPCSLCLIERLPYYSALVFLGTASLWAWFVKTSCWVRFLFLCVGGIMACSLGLAIYHVGIEYQLWPAPTSCGVGATRLTTNANHLLHHLNNIQPPSCSQAPGHFLFLSFAGWNAVASLFYMLLSLFVASKGMLSKRKIA
- a CDS encoding YqaA family protein, with the protein product MNIKQNIKRLKNWTISLGTRRTASYWLGFIVFIESSFFPVPGDVLYIPMSLLRPKKAYHYAFIATVCSILGGILGWYIGAYAYDSIARPVLEFYDKYDYFQALQTHITQEMLVVCIFLSGLFHIPPIKMTTLFAGAMDIPLWLFATTSLIARGARFYFFAWLIQRFGSQVLSFISKQWKWVLFTGLIAFGLIYGLFSTVLKYYLNF
- a CDS encoding toprim domain-containing protein, with translation MSTLIEVKQKLLLYVQAIAEMLLPQGRKKGNAWIIGNIHGEAGQSLSLCLSGSKAGLWYDFAEGIGGDLLDLWCAVKGIPLSAALEEARAYLNLSRPKPFMAPRRTYCLPPPPKGHDPSGVVKSYLHHERRIPLEILARYRIKEEGNSILFPFYKPDGTLAMVKARRAEAGAKAKPTTAQCEPILFGWQALFPASQPASQDPLGDLSSRPAQALSSSPASQVSLQASSQALTSSPASQAPLGNLSSRPAQAPSSSPASQVSLQTSSQALTSSPASQAPLGNLSSRSAQAPSSSPASQTSSPASQAPLSDRVFPLTQAPLNDLSSLSVQTSPQTSIKKPATQTSSPLLPTQASSPASQALLSDRAFPPTQNAKQARDLVITEGEIDALSLAAYGYPALSLPFGGGKGGKHAWIEQEFDHLEIFEKIYLATDMDPPGEEAALAIANRLGRHRCYRVCLPYKDANDCLTAGLDAATIAQAFAKAKSFAPEGLHRASDYKEKVLELFWPNPEQHVGYSVPYPKLEGKLSFRPAELTLWSGASGAGKSQLLSDCIPHWIAQESRLCLASLEMKGEQSLRRLIKQTGGTSHPTKEKIEQILHFLDHGLILYEHVGKSNVETLLDVFDYCRAKYGCDQFIIDSLMRLGIAADDYTGQEQAVYKIVDWAVLNAVHVHLVAHARKSGVDKDIPGTEDIKGASEIGANAFNIITIWRNRPLEDKIFATQQLHEKAELTKRPGVVMNIAKQRSGDFEGKVGLWFDPQSYRYRCSPEETPWLRRYLADASPRGLTPNPVH